A window of Bacillus toyonensis BCT-7112 genomic DNA:
ATAAGCGAAGAAGCTCCTCTTCATCCTTCGCTTCTAATAATTGCTTGCGAAAGCCTTCATCCATTAATAATGTAGAAAGACGGGACAACGTTTCTAAATGTGTATTATTCGCTCCTTCACTTGCAGCAATCATAAAGAATAAATGTGCAGGCTGTCCGTCAAGCGATTCATAATTGATACCGCTTACACTTCTACCAAAACAAATCGCCGGTTGCTTAACAGCCTTCGTCTTCGCATGAGGTATGGCAATGCCTTCCCCAATTCCAGTCGTACTTTGGGACTCCCGCTTTAAAATAGCTTCTTTAAATTCCGTTTTACTATTTAAACGATTTGCCCCACTTAATTTCTCAACTAATTCATCTATGACAGCTTCTTTATTTGAAGCTGTCAAATTCATAATGACTGTATCCCTTTTTAATAGTTCTGTAATTTTCATATGTTACTTCCCCCTATCGCTTAACTACAATTACTTGCGACAATAATTCTTCTACTTTTTCCTTTTTACATAAATCTGCCGAAAATGCTGTTGCACTCCCTGTTGCAACGCCATATTGGAATGCCTTTTCAATTTCTTTTGTCTGTTCGTATTTACCTACAAATCCAGCAACGAGAGAATCTCCTGCCCCAACTGAATTAATAACAACACCTTTTGGAACAGTTGCTTCATATATACCTTCTGCCGTAAATAATAAAGCTCCATCTCCGGCCATTGATACAATAACGTTCTCTACACCTTGTTCGACTAATTTTCTTCCATACGGTAAAATCTCTTCTACCGTTGAAAGCTCCACTCCAAATAACTCACCAAGTTCATGATGATTTGGCTTTATTAAAAATGGCTTATTTTTAATTACATGTTGCAGTGCACTTCCACTTGCATCTACTACTACACGAATACCTTTTTCAGCTCCAAACGCAGCAATTGATTCATAAAAGGTATTTTGAATAGAAGCCGGTATACTTCCAGCAAGTACAACACAATCTTCACGTTGCATACTTTCAATTTTTTTCATCAATTGTCCAAACTGTTCTTTTGTCACAATAGGACCTTGTCCATTTAATTCTGTTTCTTCTTCCCCTTTTATTTTTACATTAATTCTAGTATCTTCATCTACTTGGACGAAATTTGTTGTTACACCTTCATCATGTAATACATCTTGAATAAACTGACCAGTAAATCCACCAGTAAATCCAAGTGCAACATTTTCAACACCTAAACGATGAAGAACGCGAGAAACATTAATCCCTTTTCCTCCAGGGAACTTCATATCTTTCTCTGCCCGATTTACTGTGCCTAAATCGAAAGAATTAACTT
This region includes:
- the pfkB gene encoding 1-phosphofructokinase, whose product is MIYTVTLNPSIDYVVQVNSFDLGTVNRAEKDMKFPGGKGINVSRVLHRLGVENVALGFTGGFTGQFIQDVLHDEGVTTNFVQVDEDTRINVKIKGEEETELNGQGPIVTKEQFGQLMKKIESMQREDCVVLAGSIPASIQNTFYESIAAFGAEKGIRVVVDASGSALQHVIKNKPFLIKPNHHELGELFGVELSTVEEILPYGRKLVEQGVENVIVSMAGDGALLFTAEGIYEATVPKGVVINSVGAGDSLVAGFVGKYEQTKEIEKAFQYGVATGSATAFSADLCKKEKVEELLSQVIVVKR